A region from the Fibrobacter sp. UWR2 genome encodes:
- a CDS encoding co-chaperone YbbN, whose amino-acid sequence MKRIFFIALACAAMLASAAEDIKIVKVNDSNFEKEVLQSKKPVILDITSTSCPPCLIMIPTLIGIAKNYPDIKIATVGIDEPGIDKIKASLPIQAFPTFFMVRDGKIIDQLVGAVKEEELLSALKYTPSPLAKAAKPKKVKNAHRNLVCKTPGQFNGLKNMVTISFVFGDYEIENADIVTDVFVPPEMESRRMQMMEHVRASGKGEVTPTMTGFQIHIDNNCRFMKAMDMKRISTYGEMRAGLELQGFTCN is encoded by the coding sequence ATGAAACGGATATTTTTTATAGCACTCGCCTGTGCGGCCATGTTGGCATCGGCAGCCGAGGACATCAAGATTGTCAAGGTCAACGACAGTAACTTCGAGAAGGAAGTTCTGCAGTCCAAGAAGCCGGTGATTCTGGATATCACTTCCACGAGTTGCCCGCCGTGCCTCATCATGATACCTACACTTATCGGTATCGCGAAGAACTATCCCGACATCAAGATTGCGACGGTCGGCATTGACGAGCCGGGCATCGACAAGATAAAGGCCTCGCTCCCGATTCAGGCGTTTCCGACGTTCTTTATGGTGCGAGACGGCAAGATTATCGACCAGCTAGTGGGTGCCGTGAAGGAGGAGGAACTCTTGAGTGCACTCAAGTACACGCCGAGTCCACTTGCGAAGGCGGCCAAGCCGAAGAAGGTGAAGAACGCACACAGAAATCTCGTGTGCAAGACTCCGGGACAGTTCAACGGGCTCAAGAACATGGTGACTATCTCGTTCGTGTTCGGCGATTACGAAATCGAGAACGCAGACATCGTGACGGACGTATTCGTGCCGCCCGAGATGGAAAGCCGCCGCATGCAGATGATGGAACACGTGCGCGCGAGCGGGAAGGGCGAGGTGACCCCGACGATGACGGGTTTCCAGATCCACATCGACAACAACTGCCGATTCATGAAGGCGATGGACATGAAGCGTATTTCCACCTACGGCGAGATGCGTGCGGGCCTCGAACTGCAGGGATTTACCTGTAATTAA
- a CDS encoding histidine phosphatase family protein → MDFVKAPTFFSTLGPDERVYLLIRHGERRHITPEDPDFGAHVGLTDKGREQALNLGKCISPEGDIVFFSSPVGRCVETAQCIGRGRASVRCMSQVGNASQDSSAPHVEPLDCLAEYFVQNYDEYMKVLRAGFYEGICAWLASEAAGNPRGDKEAFAPLSARSEEMLAMMLEKGVGRFNIFATHDAWVVPCLTHFCKMRFTPQRWMNYLTGMAVVTGPEGDTPRRIVPVTALETGWLEF, encoded by the coding sequence ATGGATTTTGTAAAGGCGCCTACATTCTTCTCTACGCTCGGGCCCGACGAACGCGTCTACCTCTTGATTCGTCATGGGGAACGCCGGCACATTACGCCCGAAGATCCTGATTTCGGTGCGCACGTAGGCCTTACCGACAAGGGCCGCGAACAGGCTTTGAACCTTGGCAAGTGCATCTCGCCCGAGGGCGATATTGTCTTTTTCTCTAGCCCGGTCGGGCGTTGCGTAGAGACTGCACAGTGTATAGGCAGGGGCCGTGCATCGGTCCGATGCATGTCGCAGGTAGGGAACGCCTCGCAGGATTCAAGTGCGCCGCATGTAGAACCGCTTGACTGCCTGGCGGAATACTTTGTACAGAATTACGATGAGTACATGAAGGTACTGCGAGCAGGGTTTTACGAAGGCATTTGCGCTTGGCTCGCAAGCGAGGCCGCAGGCAACCCGCGTGGCGACAAGGAGGCATTTGCCCCGCTGTCTGCCCGTTCCGAAGAAATGCTTGCGATGATGCTCGAGAAGGGAGTGGGGCGTTTCAATATCTTCGCGACGCATGACGCCTGGGTGGTCCCGTGCCTCACGCACTTCTGCAAGATGCGATTTACGCCTCAGCGCTGGATGAACTACCTCACCGGAATGGCCGTCGTCACCGGCCCGGAAGGTGATACGCCCCGCCGCATTGTTCCCGTGACAGCGCTTGAAACCGGCTGGCTAGAGTTCTAG